In Phycisphaerae bacterium, a single window of DNA contains:
- a CDS encoding PIN domain-containing protein — MNPRFADTAFYVALVNPHDELHVAAIELARDFRGTITTTEYVLVELGNRLARSGDKEVFIELVGQLQADARTIVVPGDPSLFRRGLDLFADRLDKERSLTDCTSFVVMSEQGITDALTGDHHFEQAGFVALLR, encoded by the coding sequence ATGAATCCACGGTTTGCCGACACGGCATTCTATGTCGCTCTGGTCAACCCGCATGACGAGTTGCACGTCGCCGCGATAGAATTGGCCCGCGACTTTCGCGGAACCATTACCACAACCGAGTATGTGCTCGTGGAGCTTGGCAATCGGCTTGCGAGGTCGGGGGACAAAGAAGTCTTCATCGAACTTGTCGGGCAACTGCAAGCGGATGCTCGCACGATCGTCGTCCCCGGAGACCCATCGCTGTTCCGGAGAGGTCTGGACTTGTTCGCGGATCGACTGGACAAGGAACGGTCTCTCACCGACTGCACTTCATTCGTGGTGATGAGCGAACAGGGGATTACCGACGCACTGACGGGCGATCACCACTTCGAGCAGGCGGGTTTTGTGGCCTTGCTCAGGTGA